A single genomic interval of Chloracidobacterium validum harbors:
- the lpxA gene encoding acyl-ACP--UDP-N-acetylglucosamine O-acyltransferase — protein sequence MPIHPTAIINPQTRLGENVAIGPYAVIGADVVLEDDVTVGAHCVIDGPTRIGRGTRLFPFASVGQDPQDLKYAGERTELIIGERNVIREFATLHRGTGAGGGVTRVGNDNLLMAQCHVAHDCIVGNHIIMANGASLAGHVEVHDHATLGAYVGVHQFCRVGTHAFIGAYSVVVKDALPYARSVGNHAKCYGPNSLGLRRAGFSSEDLRAIEQAFRLLLNSKLNTSQAVAAMTETFGNHPRIHILLDFIATSQRGVIK from the coding sequence ATGCCCATTCACCCAACCGCCATCATCAACCCCCAAACTCGACTTGGTGAAAACGTTGCGATTGGTCCCTATGCCGTCATCGGCGCGGACGTCGTGCTCGAAGACGACGTGACGGTTGGGGCGCACTGTGTGATTGACGGCCCAACCCGGATCGGACGCGGGACCCGCTTGTTTCCGTTTGCCTCGGTTGGTCAGGACCCACAGGATTTGAAATATGCCGGCGAGCGAACCGAACTCATCATCGGTGAGCGCAACGTCATCCGTGAGTTTGCCACGCTGCACCGTGGCACCGGCGCCGGCGGCGGGGTGACGCGCGTCGGCAACGATAACTTGCTCATGGCGCAGTGCCACGTCGCCCACGACTGCATCGTTGGCAATCACATCATCATGGCCAATGGCGCGTCGCTGGCCGGTCACGTCGAGGTTCATGATCACGCCACACTTGGCGCATACGTTGGCGTCCACCAATTTTGTCGGGTCGGGACGCATGCCTTCATCGGCGCCTATTCCGTCGTGGTCAAAGATGCCCTACCCTATGCGCGCAGTGTCGGCAACCACGCCAAATGTTACGGGCCAAACAGCCTTGGGCTACGGCGTGCGGGGTTTTCCAGCGAAGACCTGCGGGCCATCGAGCAAGCCTTCCGGCTGCTGCTCAACTCGAAACTCAACACCTCCCAGGCCGTGGCGGCCATGACGGAAACGTTTGGCAACCATCCACGCATCCACATCTTGCTCGACTTTATTGCCACCTCCCAGCGCGGTGTTATTAAATGA
- a CDS encoding alpha/beta fold hydrolase translates to MSALLHSLSRRFGRSLLVLLVATAALGCAGTFAYQRPLTVVGWYDRWRLWWAGVASREVVIDGIRLHYKEAGTGEPLVLIHGLGGSSDADWGQTLAPLSKQFHVYALDLPGFGQSDKPPQASYAIRSQAATLVKFLDTVGVRRAHLCGLSMGGWIAAYTASEYPDRVMRLILVDSAGVRFEPAPDRALLDPGTTPEDFSNFLKVLFFNPPQLPAPLIRDFQAQARQQAWVIDRALAAMMTGDDALEPRLPTITAPTLIIWGKQDALLPLHSGEIIKSGLPTANVVVLDRCGHMPPIERPDAFRREVERFLRASPPAEHEYTLIP, encoded by the coding sequence ATGTCGGCCTTGCTTCACTCCCTTTCACGCCGGTTTGGGCGCAGCCTCCTGGTGCTACTCGTGGCGACCGCGGCCCTGGGCTGCGCCGGGACTTTTGCCTATCAGCGGCCGTTGACGGTGGTTGGCTGGTATGACCGGTGGCGGCTGTGGTGGGCTGGGGTGGCGTCGCGTGAGGTCGTGATTGATGGCATACGGCTTCACTACAAGGAAGCCGGCACGGGCGAACCGCTGGTGCTCATCCACGGGCTGGGCGGGAGTTCCGACGCCGATTGGGGACAGACACTTGCGCCCCTTTCCAAGCAGTTTCACGTCTATGCGCTCGACCTGCCCGGATTTGGGCAGTCTGACAAGCCGCCCCAAGCCAGTTATGCCATCCGGTCGCAAGCGGCGACGCTGGTCAAGTTTCTCGATACGGTTGGCGTCCGGCGGGCCCATCTGTGCGGGCTTTCGATGGGCGGCTGGATTGCGGCTTACACGGCGAGCGAGTATCCCGACCGCGTCATGCGGTTGATCCTGGTGGATAGCGCCGGGGTGCGCTTCGAGCCGGCGCCAGACCGCGCCCTGCTGGACCCGGGAACGACCCCTGAAGACTTTTCAAATTTTCTCAAGGTGCTCTTTTTCAATCCACCGCAGTTGCCCGCGCCCCTGATTCGAGATTTCCAGGCGCAGGCTCGCCAGCAGGCGTGGGTGATTGACCGGGCGCTGGCGGCCATGATGACCGGTGACGATGCCCTTGAGCCACGCCTGCCAACCATCACCGCCCCGACCCTGATTATCTGGGGCAAGCAGGATGCGCTGCTGCCGCTGCACTCCGGCGAGATCATCAAAAGCGGGCTGCCGACGGCCAACGTTGTCGTCCTTGACCGGTGCGGTCACATGCCGCCCATCGAGCGCCCAGACGCTTTCCGGCGGGAGGTGGAGCGATTTTTACGCGCCTCGCCACCGGCCGAACATGAATACACGCTGATTCCGTAG
- a CDS encoding vWA domain-containing protein, whose protein sequence is MLTRYGKWDGLDLDHFNLENLLEKLSDFFLQSGFSNGGWSRRIQDPDQSLEALREAIRQLIRSGQLLSEAEMQALQDESGGLDEKKLDELVDALIQRLLEQGYLRATRDERGGAPPKPGEGRIERDSGARVKFELTEKGTDFLGYKALSQLLGSLGKSYAGRHDTQHLSTGIEAFQSSKPYEFGDALNLDVNATLLSAIRRSGLGVPLDVEYGDLMVHQSEYASSCATVLMLDCSHSMILYGEDRFTPAKRVTLALTHLIRTQYPGDTLKLVLFHDSAEEVPLGKLAQLTVGPYHTNTAEGLKLARRLLLAQRVDMRQIIMITDGKPSALTLEDGRIYKNSMGLDPMIMDATYKEVAQCRRSNIAINTFMLADDPYLVNFIKQVTSIAQGKAYFTTVMTLGEYIMMDFLRRKRKRVR, encoded by the coding sequence ATGCTTACGCGCTACGGAAAATGGGATGGGCTTGACCTTGACCACTTCAATCTTGAAAACCTGCTCGAAAAGCTCTCCGACTTTTTCCTGCAAAGCGGCTTTTCCAACGGGGGTTGGTCGCGGCGGATTCAGGACCCGGACCAATCCCTGGAAGCCCTCCGCGAAGCGATTCGGCAGCTCATTCGTTCTGGCCAGCTATTGAGTGAAGCTGAAATGCAGGCGCTCCAGGATGAGTCTGGCGGCCTGGATGAGAAAAAGCTCGATGAACTGGTGGACGCGCTCATCCAGCGGCTGCTCGAACAGGGTTACTTGCGCGCCACGCGGGATGAACGCGGGGGCGCGCCGCCCAAGCCCGGAGAAGGACGCATCGAGCGTGACAGCGGGGCGCGGGTCAAGTTTGAGCTGACCGAAAAGGGCACCGACTTTCTCGGCTACAAGGCCCTGAGCCAACTGCTCGGCTCGCTGGGCAAGAGCTACGCCGGACGCCACGACACCCAACACCTTTCGACCGGCATCGAGGCGTTTCAATCGAGTAAGCCCTACGAGTTCGGCGACGCCCTCAACCTGGATGTCAACGCCACGCTGCTGTCGGCCATTCGGCGCAGCGGGCTGGGTGTACCGCTCGACGTCGAGTATGGTGACCTGATGGTTCACCAGTCGGAGTACGCCAGCTCGTGCGCAACGGTGCTGATGCTGGATTGCAGCCACAGCATGATTCTCTATGGTGAAGACCGCTTCACGCCGGCCAAGCGGGTGACGTTGGCGCTGACGCATCTCATCCGCACGCAGTATCCCGGCGACACGCTCAAGTTGGTGCTCTTTCACGACTCAGCCGAGGAAGTGCCGCTTGGCAAGCTGGCGCAACTCACCGTTGGCCCGTACCACACCAACACGGCCGAAGGACTCAAGCTGGCGCGGCGCCTGCTGCTGGCCCAACGGGTGGACATGCGGCAAATCATCATGATCACGGACGGCAAGCCCTCGGCGCTTACGCTGGAAGATGGGCGGATTTACAAAAACTCCATGGGTCTCGATCCCATGATCATGGACGCCACCTACAAGGAAGTGGCCCAGTGTCGCCGCAGCAACATTGCCATCAATACCTTCATGCTGGCCGACGACCCCTATCTGGTGAACTTCATCAAGCAAGTCACCAGCATTGCCCAGGGGAAAGCCTACTTCACGACCGTTATGACCCTTGGCGAGTACATTATGATGGACTTCCTGCGACGCAAACGGAAGAGAGTCCGGTAA
- a CDS encoding NADH-quinone oxidoreductase subunit A yields the protein MSSDLQNYFPLLMVFGLASFVATMILNTSRLLGPSIKTREKLMPYECGNDPVGSARERFSVKFYLVCLLFILFDIEAIVLIPWAVVYKALAEELGNKLFVYGEMMLFVATLFVGYIYVWKKGVFDWSK from the coding sequence ATGTCGAGTGATTTGCAAAACTACTTTCCGCTCCTGATGGTGTTTGGGTTGGCGTCTTTCGTGGCCACGATGATCCTCAACACGTCGCGGCTGCTCGGACCAAGCATCAAAACCCGCGAGAAACTCATGCCCTATGAGTGCGGAAACGACCCCGTTGGCAGCGCCCGCGAACGCTTTTCGGTCAAGTTCTATCTGGTCTGCCTGCTGTTCATTTTGTTTGACATCGAAGCCATCGTGCTTATTCCGTGGGCGGTCGTCTATAAGGCCCTCGCCGAAGAACTCGGCAATAAGCTGTTTGTCTATGGCGAGATGATGCTGTTTGTGGCAACGCTTTTCGTTGGCTACATTTACGTTTGGAAGAAAGGCGTTTTCGACTGGAGCAAGTAA
- a CDS encoding NADH-quinone oxidoreductase subunit B: protein MGLETTIGAALPEILTARLEDLINWSRKSSLWPATFGLACCAIEMMNATSARNDMARFGSEVFRASPRQADVMIVAGRVSRKMAPVLRRIYDQMPDPKWVISMGACATAGGIFNNYAIVQGVHQVVPVDVYVPGCPPRPETLMYALMKLQEKIMTERLTDRRDRNLLSEGAAA from the coding sequence ATGGGACTCGAAACGACAATCGGTGCGGCACTGCCTGAAATCCTGACCGCGCGCCTGGAAGACCTCATCAACTGGTCGCGCAAGTCATCGCTCTGGCCGGCGACGTTTGGCTTGGCCTGCTGCGCCATCGAGATGATGAATGCCACCTCGGCCCGCAACGATATGGCGCGGTTTGGCTCGGAAGTCTTCCGCGCCAGTCCGCGGCAAGCCGATGTCATGATTGTCGCCGGTCGTGTCTCGCGCAAAATGGCGCCGGTGCTGCGGCGCATCTACGATCAGATGCCCGACCCGAAGTGGGTAATTTCGATGGGGGCGTGCGCCACAGCGGGTGGAATCTTCAACAACTATGCCATCGTGCAGGGCGTTCACCAGGTGGTGCCGGTGGATGTGTATGTGCCCGGCTGTCCACCCCGGCCGGAGACGCTGATGTATGCCCTGATGAAGCTCCAGGAAAAGATCATGACCGAGCGTTTGACCGACCGCCGCGACCGCAACCTATTGTCCGAGGGAGCCGCGGCATGA
- a CDS encoding NADH-quinone oxidoreductase subunit C: MSNSSATPVVVSPDDLELVKGATDTLAQLRQRFQTAIEEVVVHNGEVTVYISRAAIVDVARYVRDEPKLLFNLLSDLCGVDRGPEADPRFEVVYHLFSIPHGYRLRLKVRVPESDCEVPTLVGVYPTAEWHERETFDLLGIRFTNHPDLRKILTPDDLEGHPLRKDFPLQGY; encoded by the coding sequence ATGAGCAACTCGTCGGCCACGCCCGTTGTGGTTTCGCCCGACGATCTAGAACTGGTCAAGGGCGCGACTGACACCTTGGCCCAGTTGCGCCAGCGTTTCCAGACGGCCATCGAGGAGGTCGTCGTCCACAACGGGGAAGTCACGGTGTATATTTCCCGCGCCGCCATTGTGGACGTGGCGCGCTATGTGCGCGATGAACCAAAGCTGTTGTTCAACCTGCTCTCTGACCTGTGCGGCGTGGATCGCGGCCCCGAAGCCGATCCACGCTTTGAAGTGGTCTATCACCTGTTTTCCATTCCCCATGGCTATCGCCTCCGGCTGAAGGTGCGCGTCCCCGAAAGCGACTGTGAGGTACCCACGCTCGTTGGCGTTTATCCGACAGCCGAATGGCATGAGCGCGAAACCTTCGACCTGCTGGGCATTCGCTTTACCAATCACCCGGACTTGCGCAAGATTCTCACCCCCGACGATTTGGAAGGCCATCCCTTACGAAAGGATTTTCCGCTCCAGGGTTATTGA
- the nuoD gene encoding NADH dehydrogenase (quinone) subunit D has translation MSSLRHSNVIELDYAPQQKIREMLREQSALDNAITVSMGPQHPSTHGVLRLELILDGETVVSVKPDIGYLHTGMEKQMETKKYQQNIVITDRMDYLNPMGNNLGYVMTVEKLLGLANDIPPRAQTLRVLLTELQRIASHLVWLGTHALDLGAMSLFFYCFREREKILNLYEAVCGGRMTVSYFRVGGLPYDVPPNFGRLVREFLDEFPAALKEYHTLLTNNPIFQKRTRGVGILSGEDAIALGVTGPTLRGSGVAHDVRRAEPYCGYETYDFEIPVERDGDVYARYLVRMREMEESWKICRQALDRLKPGPIKADSPKIVLPDREDMKHHMDALIHHFLLAAYGFSVPPGEAYHAIEGSKGELGFYIISDGTERPFRCHVRGPSFVNLQAIPKLCQGALLADVVAIIGSLDIVLGEIDR, from the coding sequence ATGTCATCACTTCGTCATTCAAATGTCATCGAACTCGATTACGCGCCGCAGCAAAAGATTCGGGAGATGCTGCGCGAGCAGTCAGCCCTCGACAACGCCATCACGGTGAGCATGGGTCCGCAACACCCTTCGACGCACGGCGTGTTGCGGCTTGAACTCATCCTGGACGGCGAGACCGTCGTCAGCGTCAAGCCCGACATCGGCTATCTCCACACGGGCATGGAGAAGCAGATGGAGACCAAGAAGTATCAGCAAAACATCGTCATCACCGACCGGATGGACTACCTCAACCCGATGGGCAACAACCTTGGGTATGTGATGACGGTCGAGAAGCTCCTTGGGTTGGCCAACGACATTCCACCGCGCGCCCAGACCCTACGGGTGTTGCTGACCGAGCTGCAACGGATTGCTTCACACTTGGTGTGGTTGGGGACGCATGCGCTCGACTTGGGCGCGATGTCGCTCTTTTTCTACTGCTTCCGCGAGCGCGAAAAAATTCTCAACCTTTACGAAGCCGTCTGCGGCGGACGCATGACGGTCAGTTATTTTCGCGTTGGCGGGCTGCCGTACGATGTGCCACCAAACTTTGGTCGGCTGGTTCGGGAGTTTCTGGATGAGTTTCCGGCGGCGCTCAAGGAGTACCACACGCTGCTGACGAACAACCCGATTTTCCAGAAGCGGACGCGCGGCGTGGGCATCTTGTCGGGTGAGGATGCCATTGCTTTGGGCGTGACGGGTCCGACGTTGCGCGGTTCCGGGGTAGCCCATGACGTGCGCCGCGCTGAACCTTACTGCGGCTACGAAACCTATGACTTTGAGATTCCGGTTGAACGCGACGGCGATGTGTATGCCCGTTACCTCGTGCGCATGCGCGAGATGGAAGAAAGCTGGAAAATCTGCCGCCAGGCGCTCGACCGCCTCAAACCAGGTCCCATCAAGGCCGACTCGCCAAAGATCGTCCTGCCTGATCGTGAGGACATGAAGCACCACATGGATGCGCTCATCCATCACTTCCTGCTGGCAGCCTATGGGTTCAGTGTTCCACCCGGCGAGGCCTATCACGCCATCGAAGGCTCCAAGGGCGAACTCGGCTTCTATATCATCAGCGATGGTACTGAGCGACCTTTCCGCTGCCACGTGCGCGGGCCGTCGTTTGTCAACCTCCAGGCGATTCCCAAGCTCTGCCAAGGCGCACTGCTGGCCGATGTGGTGGCAATTATTGGAAGCCTCGACATCGTGCTGGGCGAAATTGACCGGTAA
- the nuoE gene encoding NADH-quinone oxidoreductase subunit NuoE, which yields MPTFADVLTQDFERQADAIIARYPQKRSAILPLLHLVQNACNYIPEDGMRFIAKKLGLNMNDVYETLTFYSMLFTEPIGAYHLQLCRTISCYLCGAAQLREHLEKRLGIRPGQKTPDGRFRLSEVECIGACSAAPAMQINFDFHENLTPEKVDAILDALP from the coding sequence ATGCCAACCTTTGCCGACGTCCTGACCCAAGACTTTGAACGCCAGGCGGATGCCATCATTGCCCGCTACCCACAGAAGCGGTCGGCCATTCTGCCCCTGCTCCATCTGGTGCAAAACGCCTGTAACTACATCCCGGAAGATGGCATGCGCTTCATTGCCAAAAAGCTGGGGCTGAACATGAACGACGTGTACGAGACGTTGACGTTCTACTCGATGCTCTTTACCGAGCCGATTGGCGCCTACCATCTCCAGCTCTGCCGGACGATTAGCTGTTACTTGTGTGGGGCGGCGCAGCTCCGCGAACATCTCGAAAAGCGGCTTGGCATTCGGCCGGGACAGAAAACCCCGGACGGGCGCTTTCGATTGAGCGAAGTTGAGTGCATCGGCGCGTGCTCGGCGGCCCCGGCCATGCAGATCAACTTCGATTTTCACGAAAACCTGACACCTGAGAAGGTGGACGCCATTCTCGACGCCCTGCCATGA
- the thiD gene encoding bifunctional hydroxymethylpyrimidine kinase/phosphomethylpyrimidine kinase has protein sequence MTTVVLSIAGLDPAGGAGLLADLKTVAACGAHGVGALTATTAQNTVGVKSFHPLPPDVVVAQLAALREDLPIAAAKTGMLATAGVVEAVADWLAANWRGPLVVDPVLVSSSGHLLLEPDAIAILKNKLLPLATVVTPNLPEARELTGLPVETVADMERAARALQAMGARYALVKGGHLTGDATDVLFDGRDLRYFSGERIVIETHGTGCTLSAALATHLGQGQPVTEAVARAKAYVREAMARAVQLGKGKRLLGHLPLA, from the coding sequence ATGACAACGGTCGTTCTCTCGATTGCCGGGCTTGACCCGGCAGGCGGCGCGGGTTTGCTGGCAGATTTGAAGACGGTCGCAGCCTGTGGGGCGCATGGCGTCGGCGCGCTGACCGCCACGACGGCGCAAAACACGGTCGGCGTCAAAAGTTTCCATCCGCTGCCGCCGGACGTGGTGGTTGCCCAACTGGCTGCCTTGCGCGAAGACCTGCCGATAGCCGCTGCCAAAACCGGCATGCTGGCCACGGCGGGCGTGGTCGAAGCCGTTGCCGACTGGCTGGCGGCGAACTGGCGCGGGCCGCTGGTGGTGGACCCGGTGCTCGTGTCCAGCAGTGGCCACCTTCTGCTCGAACCCGATGCCATTGCCATACTCAAGAACAAACTGCTGCCGCTGGCGACGGTCGTGACACCGAATCTCCCGGAAGCCAGAGAACTCACCGGCTTACCCGTCGAGACGGTGGCCGATATGGAACGCGCGGCCCGGGCGCTTCAGGCCATGGGCGCGCGGTACGCCCTGGTCAAAGGTGGCCATTTGACCGGCGACGCTACCGATGTGCTGTTTGATGGACGTGACCTGCGCTACTTTTCCGGCGAGCGCATCGTGATTGAAACGCATGGCACCGGCTGTACGCTGTCGGCCGCCCTGGCCACGCACCTTGGGCAGGGCCAGCCAGTGACCGAAGCCGTTGCGCGGGCTAAAGCCTACGTCCGGGAAGCCATGGCGCGTGCCGTCCAACTTGGAAAGGGGAAGCGGCTGCTAGGCCACTTGCCGCTGGCATGA
- the pgeF gene encoding peptidoglycan editing factor PgeF has translation MSNQAFSFRRQGEVAVLVCLPLEAAGFRHGFSTRLGGVSPLPSNALNLGYFAGDAPEHVTENRRRFLAVLDETEDRLQTLRQVHGHTVHTLDAVTENEAEPRSGDAWVGQDPARWAAVYTADCQAVLIGCSRTGAFAAVHAGWRGTLARIVEHTVARLRADFGARPEDLQAALGPAASVDHYEVGDEVVEAFHQAFPTKAAQWFKRPPGASKFHLDIPKANQQQLVEAGLRPERIYASGWCTMARTDLFFSYRRERGRHPVGRLVAAIGRPTPATP, from the coding sequence ATGAGCAACCAAGCTTTTAGTTTTCGACGCCAGGGCGAAGTCGCGGTTCTGGTGTGTCTGCCGCTCGAAGCGGCTGGATTCCGCCATGGCTTCAGCACGCGCTTGGGTGGCGTGAGTCCACTCCCGTCCAACGCGCTCAACCTTGGCTACTTTGCCGGTGATGCGCCGGAACATGTCACCGAGAATCGGCGACGATTTTTAGCCGTGCTGGATGAAACAGAAGACCGTTTGCAGACGCTCCGCCAAGTTCATGGTCACACCGTGCACACGCTGGATGCCGTAACCGAAAACGAAGCCGAACCGAGAAGCGGGGACGCCTGGGTTGGACAAGACCCGGCGCGGTGGGCAGCCGTCTATACGGCAGATTGTCAAGCCGTGCTCATCGGTTGCTCACGGACGGGCGCGTTCGCCGCAGTGCACGCCGGATGGCGGGGAACGCTGGCCCGCATTGTCGAACACACCGTGGCCCGGCTGCGCGCCGACTTCGGAGCGCGGCCGGAGGACTTGCAGGCCGCACTCGGTCCGGCGGCGAGCGTTGACCACTACGAAGTTGGGGATGAGGTCGTCGAAGCGTTTCACCAAGCTTTTCCGACCAAGGCGGCGCAGTGGTTCAAGCGACCGCCAGGCGCCAGCAAGTTCCATCTGGACATTCCAAAAGCCAATCAGCAGCAGTTGGTGGAAGCCGGACTGCGCCCGGAGCGAATTTACGCTTCGGGTTGGTGCACGATGGCCCGGACCGACCTGTTTTTTTCTTACCGACGCGAGCGTGGACGCCATCCGGTCGGGCGGTTGGTGGCCGCGATTGGTCGGCCGACACCCGCGACCCCGTAA
- a CDS encoding glycosyltransferase family 4 protein: MAETAQRLLYFLEESYGGTADYAHEQCNALAALGMTVTLLTTPKYPCHPEAGYARQPELLEPKPERPIANRWRRGGRYAWIKLENYRRLARIIDETGVRQVLIGSFGEYLAPLWAGRLRRLAREGVVFGAVIHDPVRDYVVGPRWWHRWSIGAAYGPLREAFVHEAIALDTARPNPALRVTVIPHGPYTYPPPTRTRLDTRQQLALPPDAPVLLAFGHIRDAKNLDLVIESLVHCPTPYLIVAGRVQSAGQRPVDFYRALAEQRGVAHRCRWIERYVPNDEAADLFAAVDAVLLTYSGAFRSASGVLALAAHYRVPCLASSGPGPLKTLVQRYQLGVWVEPDDVAALVGGLQDLLTSPPQPSWARFQADNSWRVNAQRVAERMFDRR; encoded by the coding sequence ATGGCGGAAACGGCGCAACGACTTCTGTACTTCTTGGAAGAAAGCTACGGTGGCACGGCCGACTATGCCCACGAGCAATGCAATGCGTTGGCGGCGCTGGGGATGACCGTGACACTTCTGACGACGCCCAAGTACCCGTGCCATCCAGAGGCCGGCTATGCCAGGCAGCCGGAGCTGCTCGAGCCAAAGCCAGAGCGTCCGATTGCCAATCGGTGGCGACGTGGTGGGCGCTACGCCTGGATCAAGCTGGAAAACTATCGCCGGTTGGCGCGGATCATTGATGAAACTGGCGTCCGGCAGGTCTTGATTGGTTCCTTTGGCGAATACCTGGCTCCGCTCTGGGCCGGACGGTTACGCCGGTTGGCGCGGGAAGGGGTCGTTTTTGGGGCGGTCATTCATGACCCGGTGCGCGATTACGTGGTTGGGCCGCGCTGGTGGCACCGGTGGTCAATCGGCGCGGCCTATGGGCCCTTGCGGGAGGCCTTTGTTCACGAAGCGATTGCGCTGGACACCGCGCGCCCGAACCCGGCGCTGCGGGTGACGGTCATTCCGCACGGTCCCTACACCTATCCGCCCCCGACGCGCACTCGTCTGGACACGCGCCAACAGTTGGCGCTTCCACCGGATGCGCCGGTCTTGCTGGCGTTCGGCCATATCCGCGACGCCAAAAACCTGGACTTGGTCATTGAAAGTCTCGTTCACTGCCCGACGCCATACCTCATTGTCGCCGGCCGGGTACAGTCCGCCGGGCAGCGCCCGGTGGACTTTTACCGCGCTCTGGCCGAGCAACGCGGGGTGGCGCATCGGTGTCGGTGGATTGAACGCTATGTGCCAAACGACGAGGCGGCCGATCTCTTCGCGGCAGTGGACGCGGTTCTGCTGACCTACAGTGGCGCGTTTCGCTCGGCCAGCGGCGTGCTGGCGCTGGCGGCCCATTATCGCGTGCCTTGTTTGGCTTCGAGCGGTCCTGGACCGCTCAAAACCCTGGTGCAGCGCTACCAACTCGGCGTATGGGTTGAGCCGGATGATGTTGCGGCGCTGGTCGGCGGGTTGCAGGACTTGCTAACGTCCCCGCCACAGCCGTCGTGGGCGCGTTTTCAAGCTGACAACTCGTGGCGTGTCAATGCGCAACGGGTGGCTGAACGAATGTTTGACCGGAGGTAG
- a CDS encoding FkbM family methyltransferase, with product MFGVLAKALFPDARLVCFEPDEKNLAQLRHNFAANGIVADIHPVGLWSRETTLYYHPGTSYGGYIDEQPPGIPIPCVVPRIDADCWLKLDIEGSEYEVLPRLLADGAYPRWISMEIHDFNRRGSALLALLRQHGYEISGDVSPGLSCTTVEAWRNAADSAGETH from the coding sequence ATGTTTGGCGTGCTTGCCAAGGCATTGTTCCCGGATGCCAGGCTCGTTTGCTTCGAGCCGGATGAAAAGAATCTGGCCCAGCTCCGCCACAACTTCGCCGCCAATGGCATTGTGGCCGACATTCACCCGGTTGGCTTGTGGTCGCGTGAAACCACGCTCTACTACCACCCCGGAACGTCCTACGGCGGCTACATTGACGAACAGCCGCCCGGCATTCCGATTCCCTGCGTCGTGCCACGGATTGACGCCGATTGTTGGCTCAAGCTGGACATCGAGGGCAGCGAGTACGAAGTGTTGCCACGACTGCTGGCCGATGGAGCTTATCCACGGTGGATTTCCATGGAAATTCATGACTTCAACCGGCGCGGATCGGCGCTGCTCGCGCTTTTGCGGCAACACGGTTACGAGATCAGCGGCGATGTGTCGCCGGGTTTGTCCTGTACGACGGTCGAGGCGTGGCGAAACGCGGCTGACAGCGCGGGCGAAACCCATTGA
- the fabZ gene encoding 3-hydroxyacyl-ACP dehydratase FabZ, with the protein METVLNIAQIQAFLPHRYPFLLVDRVIALTPGQQIVGLKNITINEPFFQGHFPGMPVMPGVLQIEAMAQTGGLLLLNQIAEPEKKLLLFAGIDEVKFRRPVVPGDTLHITMTLLRFKGKVARLRGEITVDHQAISEAIITSVLVDRESLSLGG; encoded by the coding sequence ATGGAAACCGTGCTGAACATTGCCCAAATTCAAGCCTTCCTTCCACATCGCTATCCCTTCCTGCTGGTGGATCGGGTCATTGCGCTCACGCCCGGGCAACAGATTGTCGGACTCAAAAACATCACCATCAACGAACCGTTCTTCCAAGGTCACTTCCCCGGCATGCCGGTCATGCCCGGCGTCTTGCAAATCGAAGCCATGGCCCAAACCGGTGGGCTGCTGCTGCTCAATCAAATTGCCGAACCCGAAAAAAAGCTGCTGCTCTTTGCCGGCATTGACGAAGTGAAGTTTCGGCGTCCGGTTGTGCCGGGCGACACGCTCCACATCACCATGACGCTGCTGCGCTTCAAAGGCAAGGTGGCGCGCTTGCGCGGCGAAATCACCGTTGACCACCAGGCCATTTCAGAAGCCATCATCACCTCGGTGCTGGTTGATCGGGAAAGCCTTTCCCTGGGTGGATGA